From the genome of Macrobrachium nipponense isolate FS-2020 chromosome 43, ASM1510439v2, whole genome shotgun sequence, one region includes:
- the LOC135213562 gene encoding uncharacterized protein LOC135213562 isoform X1, whose product MDEFLVSFQTSSLGMTMTSNSIGELYNIIALNKALDEFGMLSAITESRKEYLQECLKNGMEKLNIDQPGPSCVCWDSQKSPKSPGSSHTTTEKENTNFGGFQVLKMNSTFITSFKAGYELPCHGIKEPSSKRVIKCFSRRRRVRTHPYENNTSVPSTSDMPSSYSNGSYRLRTTSLSSGTSKRGFGLNRGGANTNGNASSGNTLVRSRSMENLTASMDEGLILSSKPRELETVSKGIQQLRMDDCT is encoded by the exons ATGGACGAGTTTCTTGTGAGCTTTCAAACATCCAGCCTAG gaatgACAATGACTTCTAACAGTATAGGAGAACTATATAACATCATCGCCTTAAACAAGGCTCTTGACGAATTTG GTATGCTAAGTGCCATTACAGAAAGTCGCAAAGAGTACCTACAAGAGTGTCTCAAAAACGGGATGGAAAAGCTAAACATAGACCAGCCAGGACCATCTTGTGTTTGCTGGGATTCCCAAAAGAGTCCTAAGAGCCCCGGCTCATCACACACCACGACTGAGAAAGAAAACACCAATTTCGGAGGTTTCCAAGTGTTAAAGATGAACTCCACCTTCATAACGAGCTTTAAAGCTGGTTATGAGCTTCCTTGTCATGGAATTAAAGAACCTTCTTCCAAAAGAGTGATAAAGTGTTTTTCCCGGAGAAGAAGAGTGCGGACTCACCCTTACGAAAATAATACCTCGGTTCCTAGTACCAGTGATATGCCCTCTTCTTATAGTAATGGGTCCTATAGACTCAGAACGACCAGCCTCAGTAGTGGCACAAGTAAAAGGGGATTTGGTCTCAACAGAGGTGGAGCCAATACAAATGGGAATGCCAGTTCCGGAAATACTTTAGTTCGTTCTCGTAGTATGGAAAATCTAACGGCTTCAATGGATGAAGGGTTGATCTTGTCATCCAAACCTCGTGAGTTAGAAACGGTTTCAAAAGGCATCCAGCAGCTAAGAATGGATGATTGTACCTGA
- the LOC135213562 gene encoding uncharacterized protein LOC135213562 isoform X2 — protein MTMTSNSIGELYNIIALNKALDEFGMLSAITESRKEYLQECLKNGMEKLNIDQPGPSCVCWDSQKSPKSPGSSHTTTEKENTNFGGFQVLKMNSTFITSFKAGYELPCHGIKEPSSKRVIKCFSRRRRVRTHPYENNTSVPSTSDMPSSYSNGSYRLRTTSLSSGTSKRGFGLNRGGANTNGNASSGNTLVRSRSMENLTASMDEGLILSSKPRELETVSKGIQQLRMDDCT, from the exons atgACAATGACTTCTAACAGTATAGGAGAACTATATAACATCATCGCCTTAAACAAGGCTCTTGACGAATTTG GTATGCTAAGTGCCATTACAGAAAGTCGCAAAGAGTACCTACAAGAGTGTCTCAAAAACGGGATGGAAAAGCTAAACATAGACCAGCCAGGACCATCTTGTGTTTGCTGGGATTCCCAAAAGAGTCCTAAGAGCCCCGGCTCATCACACACCACGACTGAGAAAGAAAACACCAATTTCGGAGGTTTCCAAGTGTTAAAGATGAACTCCACCTTCATAACGAGCTTTAAAGCTGGTTATGAGCTTCCTTGTCATGGAATTAAAGAACCTTCTTCCAAAAGAGTGATAAAGTGTTTTTCCCGGAGAAGAAGAGTGCGGACTCACCCTTACGAAAATAATACCTCGGTTCCTAGTACCAGTGATATGCCCTCTTCTTATAGTAATGGGTCCTATAGACTCAGAACGACCAGCCTCAGTAGTGGCACAAGTAAAAGGGGATTTGGTCTCAACAGAGGTGGAGCCAATACAAATGGGAATGCCAGTTCCGGAAATACTTTAGTTCGTTCTCGTAGTATGGAAAATCTAACGGCTTCAATGGATGAAGGGTTGATCTTGTCATCCAAACCTCGTGAGTTAGAAACGGTTTCAAAAGGCATCCAGCAGCTAAGAATGGATGATTGTACCTGA
- the LOC135213564 gene encoding uncharacterized protein LOC135213564 isoform X1: protein MEQFHFWGFETQRTKVIFLLGILDYEQELENGFDQNVKQELVDEEEEVTEPLFEEERQQDILRSFCSDSDALQSEVGLKIMDEQDSAASKEFFYRVCGAGN, encoded by the exons ATGGAGCAGTTCCATTTCTGGGGCTTCGAAACCCAGAGGACCAAAGTTATCTTTCTTCTAGGTATACTAG ATTATGAGCAGGAATTGGAGAATGGATTTGATCAAAATGTGAAACAGGAGTTAGTTGATGAGGAGGAAGAAGTAACTGAACCTTTATTTGAAGAAGAGAGGcaacaagatattttgaggtCCTTTTGTTCAGATTCAGATGCCTTGCAGTCAGAAGTTGGATTGAAGATCATGGATGAACAAGATTCTGCTGCATCCAAGGAATTTTTTTATC GAGTTTGTGGAGCAGGAAACTAA
- the LOC135213564 gene encoding uncharacterized protein LOC135213564 isoform X2 — translation MEQFHFWGFETQRTKVIFLLDYEQELENGFDQNVKQELVDEEEEVTEPLFEEERQQDILRSFCSDSDALQSEVGLKIMDEQDSAASKEFFYRVCGAGN, via the exons ATGGAGCAGTTCCATTTCTGGGGCTTCGAAACCCAGAGGACCAAAGTTATCTTTCTTCTAG ATTATGAGCAGGAATTGGAGAATGGATTTGATCAAAATGTGAAACAGGAGTTAGTTGATGAGGAGGAAGAAGTAACTGAACCTTTATTTGAAGAAGAGAGGcaacaagatattttgaggtCCTTTTGTTCAGATTCAGATGCCTTGCAGTCAGAAGTTGGATTGAAGATCATGGATGAACAAGATTCTGCTGCATCCAAGGAATTTTTTTATC GAGTTTGTGGAGCAGGAAACTAA